From Paenibacillus polymyxa, the proteins below share one genomic window:
- the nagA gene encoding N-acetylglucosamine-6-phosphate deacetylase yields MKSDELNGNIPQLLYGQVVVGNDIIDNGVVIIEGQSIVYVGSEEDLPVDWTSVVLGNPEEGATQAANIVRLEGGYLLPGFIDIHVHGGNGEDFMDSDSRVLDAITSFHSSQGTTAMLATTMTAPKERIDRVLKEVHTYMALPMPHAQLEGVHLEGPFISPNWAGAQNPEHIVPPNLAWVAEWEQCYPGLVRQVTLAPERKGALELITWLRSHGITAALGHTNATYEEIEQAASAGLNHAVHTFNAMTPLHHRKPGAAGAVLVDPRIEAEIIADGIHVHPAAISLLAKLKQDHNLILITDAMSATGLEDGHYTLGDLPVIVQDGVARLEDGVTLAGSTLTMIEGFRYLVQQVGLSIPEASQMASLNPARSLNIADRTGSLEAGKQADILLLDADLNLQGIWIKGVRKSL; encoded by the coding sequence ATGAAGTCAGATGAACTGAACGGTAACATACCGCAGCTATTGTATGGTCAAGTCGTCGTTGGGAATGACATCATCGACAACGGAGTTGTCATCATTGAGGGGCAATCCATCGTATACGTTGGATCAGAGGAGGATTTGCCCGTGGATTGGACCTCAGTGGTCTTGGGCAATCCAGAAGAAGGTGCCACACAAGCGGCGAATATTGTTCGTCTGGAAGGGGGTTACCTGCTACCAGGCTTTATCGATATTCATGTTCACGGCGGCAACGGTGAGGACTTTATGGACTCAGATTCGAGGGTGCTGGATGCCATCACCTCCTTTCATAGTTCACAAGGAACGACGGCTATGCTGGCTACCACGATGACCGCGCCCAAGGAACGAATTGACCGGGTATTAAAAGAAGTTCACACATACATGGCACTTCCCATGCCCCATGCTCAGTTGGAGGGGGTGCATCTGGAAGGACCGTTCATTAGTCCGAACTGGGCAGGAGCACAAAATCCGGAACATATCGTGCCTCCGAACCTCGCTTGGGTGGCAGAATGGGAGCAGTGCTATCCGGGCCTTGTTCGCCAGGTCACACTTGCGCCTGAACGAAAAGGCGCCCTTGAGCTCATCACATGGCTGCGGAGCCACGGCATCACCGCGGCGCTCGGTCATACGAATGCTACGTATGAGGAGATTGAACAGGCAGCATCGGCGGGCCTGAACCATGCAGTCCACACCTTTAATGCCATGACTCCGCTGCACCACCGCAAGCCGGGAGCTGCGGGAGCTGTACTTGTTGATCCGCGCATTGAAGCAGAAATCATCGCAGATGGCATTCATGTGCATCCTGCCGCCATTTCCCTGCTTGCCAAGTTAAAGCAGGACCATAACCTCATCCTCATCACCGATGCCATGTCTGCTACTGGACTGGAAGACGGTCATTATACACTCGGCGATTTGCCAGTGATTGTACAGGACGGTGTCGCACGATTGGAGGATGGCGTCACTTTGGCAGGAAGCACCCTAACGATGATTGAGGGCTTCCGCTATCTGGTTCAACAGGTAGGCTTGAGTATTCCCGAGGCATCACAAATGGCCAGCCTGAATCCAGCTCGATCCCTGAACATAGCTGATCGAACAGGTTCACTTGAAGCAGGTAAACAAGCAGACATCTTGTTGCTGGATGCTGACTTAAATTTGCAAGGGATATGGATTAAAGGAGTTCGCAAATCGTTATAG
- a CDS encoding acyl carrier protein: MQSQVIEMISAVKEDPELVAKLDGHSDIIHDAGLDSLQLVHFMLQVEDAFDVEIDFDSFELEHLRSVDAFCSYIQEMSDAEQVPHPEGMETV; the protein is encoded by the coding sequence ATGCAAAGCCAAGTGATTGAAATGATCAGCGCGGTCAAGGAAGATCCTGAATTGGTCGCTAAGCTGGATGGACATTCGGACATTATTCATGATGCAGGACTAGATTCGTTGCAATTGGTTCATTTCATGCTGCAAGTGGAGGATGCATTTGATGTGGAGATTGATTTTGATTCCTTTGAGTTGGAACATCTCCGTTCAGTAGATGCGTTTTGCAGTTACATTCAAGAAATGAGCGATGCGGAGCAAGTGCCGCACCCGGAAGGTATGGAGACAGTCTGA
- a CDS encoding peptide ligase PGM1-related protein, whose amino-acid sequence MVDRDEQQVVNRMEEMNLLLCRSQDVIVLREQPDEAFLDMLQRLGFSLPRIEVPEPSDPLTPISELVLADDALLARLRAVADAGHSSGGTKAWLVPYAVTPQEEAIAERCGLELIGAPSAVCAQVNDKIFSRLTAQKLGFAVSEGAVCADEAAIRRECERLAGLSDEPVKLIIKQPHGASGQGMYMLDELSKLDTLLSVMRRFGGSSSSSGGWLVERWHNKQMDLNYQLCIDEGGGVTMFSLKRQNVDGTVYIGSQVPADIGETLEEEVRRCAYQLGTYLYSIGYTGMASIDGFVDEDGLLVPVIEINGRFTLSTYISFLSSVLGEQHKTFSRYYRNVTTTPLTYSRLCGLLAEEGLLYTPERPEGVFVYTAGTLSGIPVKRGYVNRIFTLILADSWQEADAYAHKLEGIIAGLGCS is encoded by the coding sequence ATGGTAGACCGGGATGAACAGCAGGTTGTAAACCGGATGGAGGAAATGAATCTCCTGCTATGCCGAAGTCAGGATGTCATTGTACTCCGTGAACAGCCGGATGAGGCATTTCTGGACATGCTTCAGCGGTTAGGCTTCAGCCTGCCGCGTATTGAGGTACCAGAGCCCTCTGATCCGCTAACGCCGATTTCAGAGCTGGTACTGGCGGATGACGCGCTTTTGGCACGATTACGCGCGGTTGCGGATGCAGGCCATAGCAGCGGTGGTACCAAAGCATGGCTCGTACCCTATGCGGTCACACCGCAGGAGGAAGCGATCGCGGAGCGTTGCGGGCTGGAGCTGATCGGCGCTCCATCTGCGGTGTGCGCCCAGGTGAATGATAAAATATTTAGCCGTCTGACCGCACAAAAGCTTGGTTTTGCTGTCAGTGAAGGCGCTGTGTGTGCAGATGAAGCGGCAATTCGCAGAGAATGTGAGAGATTGGCTGGCTTATCGGACGAGCCCGTGAAGCTGATTATTAAGCAGCCGCACGGTGCCTCGGGACAAGGCATGTATATGCTGGACGAGCTGTCCAAGCTGGATACACTGCTGAGTGTGATGAGACGCTTCGGCGGCTCGTCATCGTCTTCTGGCGGCTGGCTGGTGGAGCGCTGGCACAATAAGCAAATGGATCTGAACTACCAGCTCTGCATTGACGAGGGCGGTGGGGTGACGATGTTTTCACTAAAAAGGCAAAACGTAGACGGCACAGTCTATATCGGGTCCCAGGTTCCCGCTGATATTGGCGAAACGCTGGAGGAAGAAGTGAGACGATGCGCTTATCAGTTGGGAACGTATCTCTATTCCATCGGGTATACGGGAATGGCCTCCATTGACGGTTTTGTTGACGAAGATGGTTTGCTGGTTCCAGTGATCGAGATTAACGGCAGATTTACCCTGTCTACTTACATCTCGTTCCTGTCCTCTGTCTTGGGAGAACAGCATAAGACCTTTTCCCGTTATTATCGCAACGTGACCACTACACCTCTCACCTACAGCCGTTTGTGCGGGTTGCTGGCGGAGGAAGGCCTGCTATATACACCCGAGCGACCTGAAGGGGTGTTTGTTTATACGGCGGGCACTTTGTCTGGTATTCCTGTGAAGCGGGGCTATGTGAACCGGATTTTTACACTTATTTTGGCAGACAGTTGGCAGGAAGCTGATGCTTATGCGCACAAATTGGAAGGTATCATTGCTGGATTAGGATGCTCATAA
- a CDS encoding esterase/lipase family protein, whose translation MKKLTVLMLIFLLSVTLIPAGAFAGSTTPEAPKAPAGSWTEGPPPNRVDPAKPALLFVHGLNSSAEVWTKNNNDMLQKARDAGYQTASINLYDANGTSQDMWDNGKLLADKIKVISNHFGKKLIIIAHSKGGVDTQTALVYNGAAPYVQRVITLSSPHHGSQLADLAYSSWAGWLADIVGSQNPGTSTLQTSYMKYFRTKTDALSNATTIPFFTFAGDNWSGGTASYILGGLYLSSFGKNDGVVTVDNAKLPGGRVVKVGSWDHAKVRTGSYVFSLILPYLQANTPALNQETEAFSAASSLTASAVQSTYNEIDNSYFIRGGDYNGKASETLTVENGVQSIDLDWISDKRVSQLELTKPDGTSELLHVKAGRDEEIFAGAWHHSAVVTNPQPGIYKLNAVIPDHGAYLLIARYHAVQVPELKYNLNAVGPRLNLKSQDSPASVTQVTYQVQYYGDPQQEITTASKGLTLQQKTVNPTGQIELSKADKPGIYSVTYEINGTTAAGYPYRRTAVQSIYIDADGNKYVD comes from the coding sequence TTGAAGAAGCTCACCGTTTTGATGCTCATTTTTTTGTTATCCGTCACTCTTATCCCCGCCGGTGCTTTTGCAGGCTCCACTACACCTGAAGCACCGAAAGCTCCCGCCGGAAGCTGGACAGAAGGCCCACCACCTAATCGCGTTGATCCTGCCAAGCCTGCATTATTGTTTGTACATGGTTTGAACAGTAGCGCCGAAGTGTGGACCAAGAATAATAACGATATGCTTCAGAAAGCCCGTGACGCTGGATACCAGACGGCCAGCATTAATCTGTACGATGCGAATGGCACATCCCAGGATATGTGGGACAATGGCAAGCTTCTAGCCGACAAAATCAAAGTCATTAGTAATCATTTTGGAAAAAAACTCATCATCATCGCCCACAGCAAAGGTGGAGTGGATACTCAAACCGCTCTCGTGTATAACGGAGCAGCTCCTTATGTACAACGTGTCATCACCCTCAGCAGTCCCCATCATGGCTCACAACTTGCAGATCTCGCCTACAGCAGCTGGGCCGGATGGCTGGCAGATATCGTCGGCTCACAAAATCCCGGCACCTCTACTTTACAAACATCTTATATGAAGTATTTCCGAACTAAAACCGATGCACTCAGCAACGCAACTACAATTCCGTTCTTCACGTTTGCTGGTGATAACTGGTCTGGTGGCACTGCTTCCTACATACTGGGTGGACTTTATCTCTCATCCTTCGGCAAAAATGATGGGGTGGTCACAGTCGACAATGCTAAACTTCCCGGTGGACGTGTAGTTAAAGTCGGTTCCTGGGATCATGCCAAGGTTCGTACCGGTTCTTACGTCTTCTCCCTGATCCTACCTTACCTCCAAGCGAACACTCCAGCATTGAATCAGGAAACTGAGGCATTTTCAGCAGCATCTTCCCTGACCGCTTCTGCTGTACAATCCACCTATAACGAGATCGATAATTCATATTTTATTCGAGGCGGCGATTATAACGGAAAAGCCTCCGAAACCCTTACGGTTGAAAATGGTGTCCAATCCATTGATCTGGACTGGATCAGTGATAAACGTGTAAGCCAGCTTGAGCTGACCAAACCTGACGGTACTAGCGAATTGCTTCATGTGAAAGCAGGTCGTGATGAAGAAATCTTTGCTGGTGCCTGGCATCATAGTGCAGTAGTTACCAATCCCCAACCAGGCATCTATAAGTTGAATGCCGTTATTCCTGATCATGGTGCGTATCTCCTGATTGCACGCTATCATGCCGTTCAAGTCCCTGAGCTCAAATACAATCTAAATGCAGTGGGTCCAAGGCTAAACCTGAAGTCCCAGGATTCCCCGGCCAGCGTCACACAAGTCACTTACCAAGTTCAATACTATGGTGATCCGCAACAAGAAATCACTACAGCGTCCAAAGGTCTGACGTTGCAGCAAAAAACCGTTAACCCTACTGGGCAAATTGAGCTTTCTAAAGCGGACAAGCCGGGCATCTATTCCGTAACGTATGAAATTAACGGTACCACAGCAGCAGGATATCCTTACCGCCGCACAGCAGTTCAATCCATTTATATTGATGCTGACGGTAACAAGTATGTTGACTAA
- a CDS encoding radical SAM/SPASM domain-containing protein produces MQPKSNVLIDEKAFKLIKRNLKNASVSYRNATQDPAFKTDMPQTIGIKLTNRCNLRCTHCFEWNEEGYHHQMDKEEQNMDLAPDMLRQILSETKEVKSRLYMWGGEPMFHRRFDEILDVLAEDRREMTFCTNGLLIDKYLDRILDLSENLELLIAIEGFEREHDLIRGKGTFQKTMRQMDKLIELRDQGLYKGRVTVHAVINDNMIGRMYEFLQMLEDKRLDLVLLTFPWYISKETSFKMDEYFTRNFSWLRQLEEKNISSWHAFKYKINPANIDPLMQELQRINERVWNIRVRYQPGLDYEEIDKFIHGEEMVSRCSNHCLALTSRTDILPDGKVMPCKFFSEFTIGSLREHSLKEIWNSDAYEKTRQKINHEGLTPVCSKCSVLYLHGAGSLKYI; encoded by the coding sequence ATGCAGCCCAAAAGCAATGTGCTGATTGATGAGAAGGCTTTCAAGCTCATCAAGCGTAACCTGAAAAACGCTTCCGTGTCTTATCGTAACGCAACACAGGACCCTGCTTTCAAAACGGACATGCCCCAGACGATCGGTATTAAGCTGACCAACCGTTGCAACTTAAGATGCACGCACTGCTTTGAATGGAACGAGGAAGGCTATCATCACCAGATGGATAAAGAAGAACAGAATATGGATCTTGCCCCGGACATGCTCCGGCAGATTTTGAGCGAAACGAAGGAGGTTAAGTCCCGACTGTACATGTGGGGTGGTGAACCGATGTTTCACCGGCGCTTTGATGAAATTTTGGACGTGCTGGCGGAAGATCGGCGTGAAATGACCTTTTGTACAAATGGACTACTCATTGATAAATATTTGGACCGGATTTTGGACTTGTCTGAAAATCTGGAATTGTTAATAGCGATTGAAGGTTTTGAAAGAGAACACGATTTAATACGCGGTAAAGGCACCTTTCAAAAAACAATGCGGCAGATGGATAAGCTGATTGAACTTCGCGATCAGGGATTGTACAAGGGACGGGTAACTGTCCATGCGGTCATTAACGATAACATGATCGGACGGATGTACGAATTTCTGCAAATGTTGGAGGACAAGAGGCTGGATCTGGTGCTGCTGACGTTCCCCTGGTACATTTCCAAAGAAACCTCCTTTAAAATGGATGAATATTTTACACGTAATTTCTCCTGGCTCCGACAACTTGAAGAAAAAAATATTAGTAGCTGGCATGCTTTCAAATATAAAATCAACCCGGCTAACATTGACCCTCTGATGCAGGAATTACAGCGGATCAATGAGCGGGTATGGAACATTCGCGTGCGCTATCAGCCCGGCTTGGATTATGAGGAAATTGATAAATTTATACATGGCGAGGAAATGGTCAGCCGTTGTTCCAATCATTGCTTGGCGCTCACCTCCAGAACAGATATTTTACCAGACGGAAAGGTTATGCCTTGCAAATTTTTCAGTGAGTTCACAATTGGAAGTTTGCGTGAGCACAGTCTGAAGGAAATATGGAACTCGGATGCGTATGAAAAAACCCGTCAAAAGATTAACCATGAAGGATTGACGCCGGTGTGCTCCAAATGCAGTGTACTGTATCTGCACGGGGCAGGCTCTCTGAAATACATTTAG
- a CDS encoding YhcN/YlaJ family sporulation lipoprotein produces the protein MPGTKKVISFTISAALLASMAALTGCGNADHNVRTNSTRYNAQSTQHMDGVNRYGLDGVNRMDGVNRYGVKSNGMDGMSLNENGNRTGHPIRNLQVDRNLSKRISEMPDVKSATVLVGERHAYVAVSLKDQANGTGVNAPSIDGTPSANSIGGNGNVPSVNGVNGTRGNRTTGTTTPGMTDNGVTGIGTPARRDDGLYGTMGTGSYGMLRGLTNNNNRTDNGNNTIEGARTAYEPSDAVKSRIANKIKQFAPSIEQVHVSANPDFVKQTSDFTRSVQNGHPIRGLSNEMVDVIERVFPTSAADTNRPMQNTPIRPQNNTPAPMNHR, from the coding sequence ATGCCAGGAACTAAAAAAGTCATCAGTTTTACGATTTCAGCTGCTTTACTCGCCAGCATGGCTGCTTTAACCGGGTGTGGAAATGCTGATCATAACGTTCGTACGAACAGTACACGCTATAACGCGCAAAGCACACAGCATATGGATGGTGTGAACCGTTATGGTTTAGATGGTGTAAACCGTATGGATGGTGTGAATCGTTATGGGGTTAAATCCAACGGTATGGACGGGATGTCATTGAATGAAAATGGCAACAGAACCGGACACCCAATCCGTAATCTGCAAGTCGATCGCAATTTGTCCAAACGTATATCCGAGATGCCGGATGTAAAGTCTGCGACAGTGCTGGTCGGTGAACGACATGCCTATGTAGCCGTTTCCTTGAAAGACCAAGCCAACGGAACGGGTGTCAATGCTCCAAGCATTGACGGTACTCCAAGTGCTAATAGTATTGGGGGTAACGGAAATGTACCGAGTGTGAATGGCGTGAATGGCACTAGAGGGAACCGTACTACAGGTACTACAACGCCTGGAATGACAGATAATGGAGTTACCGGGATTGGAACACCTGCACGTCGTGACGACGGTTTGTACGGAACAATGGGTACAGGCTCGTATGGTATGTTGCGTGGCTTGACGAACAACAACAATCGCACAGATAACGGCAACAACACCATCGAGGGAGCAAGAACTGCATATGAACCAAGTGATGCAGTCAAGAGTCGTATTGCTAACAAGATTAAGCAATTTGCTCCTTCCATTGAACAGGTGCATGTATCGGCTAACCCGGACTTTGTTAAACAAACCTCTGACTTTACACGCAGTGTACAAAATGGTCATCCGATCAGAGGCTTGAGCAATGAAATGGTGGATGTGATTGAACGTGTATTCCCGACTTCGGCGGCAGATACAAACCGTCCAATGCAGAATACACCAATACGTCCACAAAATAATACGCCCGCACCAATGAATCATCGCTAA
- the nagB gene encoding glucosamine-6-phosphate deaminase: MNIRILNSREDLNATAATVIASLLLSKPQAMLGLATGSTPIGIYRHLADMYRKGQVSFAHAYSVNLDEYVGLAPEHPQSYRSFMNEHLFQHIDIPISHTRVPNGDALDLTAECAAHEQAILDHGPVDLQLLGIGHNGHIGFNEPGHSLTGATHVVDLKERTRSANARFFGDIDAVPRQAVTMGVGTILKAKQIMLVAFGAEKADIIRQALTGPVTTECPASLLQCHPDVLILLDQEAGGWFK, encoded by the coding sequence ATGAACATTCGCATTTTGAACAGCCGTGAAGACCTGAACGCTACTGCTGCCACTGTGATCGCCAGCTTGCTGCTGTCCAAACCACAAGCTATGCTGGGCTTGGCCACCGGTAGTACGCCGATAGGCATTTACCGACATCTTGCAGATATGTACCGCAAGGGACAGGTGAGCTTTGCACACGCCTATTCCGTCAATCTTGATGAATACGTTGGCCTTGCCCCAGAACATCCGCAGAGCTATCGCAGCTTTATGAATGAGCACTTGTTTCAGCATATCGACATTCCCATATCTCATACACGCGTCCCTAACGGGGATGCACTAGATCTCACAGCAGAATGTGCAGCACACGAGCAGGCCATTTTGGATCATGGACCTGTGGATCTCCAATTGCTTGGCATTGGTCATAACGGTCATATCGGCTTTAACGAACCCGGTCACAGCTTGACCGGAGCCACACATGTTGTAGATTTGAAAGAAAGAACGCGCTCAGCGAACGCCCGATTTTTTGGTGATATAGATGCAGTCCCCAGACAAGCAGTGACGATGGGAGTTGGCACCATTCTGAAGGCGAAGCAAATTATGCTGGTGGCCTTTGGCGCAGAGAAGGCCGACATTATAAGGCAGGCTTTAACTGGCCCCGTCACAACGGAGTGTCCGGCTTCCCTGCTGCAATGTCACCCCGATGTGCTTATTTTATTGGATCAGGAAGCAGGAGGATGGTTCAAATGA
- a CDS encoding DUF4340 domain-containing protein: protein MRKWIPTVLLLVVLGAGIIYAKSQNFFREQAPAARQLVQLTQEDITSFAITGKDGKSVELDQHDGKWSMSKPRSYPLNQYTLDNWLAAIQNVKLGDVVESSPKDVAKYGISATHDQIEIKTKNGDVRTFAFGDTLPSGDAVYVLSDQKEIASVPIDTLSGLLLDADDFTDTTPFDWDDTKLSGIEWEGQNASWMLRSSGNSGTGDSASASWTLNGKSVVGDTATSLSQQIKNLASNQALRKASELNKPVHRFTLSISLGKEDSQLVYQGWTLNDDPDTVWVVPPQSNWAYGLSASDVNHAEQNGHDQAKASQ from the coding sequence ATGAGAAAATGGATACCCACAGTGCTGCTGTTAGTCGTATTGGGAGCGGGTATAATCTATGCCAAGAGCCAAAATTTCTTTCGTGAACAAGCTCCGGCCGCTCGCCAGCTCGTTCAGCTTACGCAAGAAGATATTACGTCTTTTGCGATCACTGGAAAGGACGGCAAGTCGGTGGAACTTGATCAACATGATGGCAAATGGAGCATGAGTAAGCCGCGATCTTACCCGTTAAATCAATATACATTAGACAATTGGCTAGCCGCGATTCAAAATGTAAAGTTGGGTGATGTCGTGGAATCATCTCCCAAAGACGTAGCCAAATATGGAATCAGCGCTACCCATGACCAGATTGAGATTAAGACCAAGAATGGTGACGTTCGCACCTTTGCCTTCGGTGATACGCTGCCTTCTGGAGACGCTGTTTATGTACTATCAGACCAAAAAGAGATAGCTTCCGTACCTATAGATACACTTTCGGGTTTGCTGCTGGATGCTGATGATTTTACAGACACAACGCCGTTTGATTGGGATGATACCAAGCTGAGCGGGATAGAGTGGGAAGGCCAGAATGCCTCATGGATGCTCCGTTCCTCCGGTAACAGTGGAACTGGAGATAGTGCTTCCGCATCTTGGACGCTAAACGGAAAGTCGGTAGTGGGTGACACGGCGACTTCCCTCTCACAGCAAATCAAAAACCTGGCCAGCAATCAGGCTTTGCGCAAAGCCTCCGAGCTGAACAAGCCTGTTCACCGCTTTACGCTGAGTATATCGTTGGGTAAGGAGGATTCCCAGCTGGTTTATCAGGGCTGGACACTTAACGATGATCCGGATACCGTGTGGGTTGTACCGCCACAAAGCAACTGGGCTTATGGCCTGTCAGCATCTGACGTGAACCATGCTGAACAGAATGGTCATGACCAGGCTAAGGCTAGCCAATAA
- a CDS encoding GldG family protein, with protein sequence MKKWLGHTNSMVLSIAAVGIFILLTLFLRSLGGFQLDLTAGKQYTLSDQTLTTIQGVKENVRLIAFTVSTSQNQKLNRDVTDMLNEYAKRNNKLKVEQYDLNQEPILAKQYGITAASIVLVQGEKKRVIDIGSLFTQAQGSSEGAYQFTGEEKLTSGLLALSSTRQGKVVFLTGHEEIPLSQMTELSSSLAQDNVKAEEVQLNQAGSVPKDASVLAIVGPERDISVTELKSIRTYLNDGGKLFMALGFHPNMGSSWKNLDALAADYGVKDTHAIVVDQEQTNTLGPLWTVPTFGSHAITDKLAPSNLYPVLSLSIALQAGEQKDWKTTLLLKSSAASYGEMNIQGLLNNETQKDDKDPQGPLDLGYAVEGKDGKPKAVILGTSALLSDTEISTGGNRDFVLNSLNYVQEHSDGLTIRPRQEQDFKVAYLTAAQAKTVLAISVVGLPLLFAVVGILLWWRRRSA encoded by the coding sequence ATGAAAAAATGGCTGGGTCATACCAATAGTATGGTACTATCGATTGCTGCTGTAGGGATTTTTATTTTATTGACGCTATTTCTGCGTTCGCTGGGAGGCTTTCAACTGGATCTGACGGCAGGCAAGCAGTATACGCTGTCTGATCAGACGTTAACGACCATTCAGGGTGTGAAGGAAAACGTACGATTGATTGCCTTTACCGTATCCACTTCGCAGAATCAGAAGCTGAACCGGGATGTTACGGATATGCTGAATGAGTATGCCAAGCGTAACAACAAGCTCAAGGTCGAGCAATATGATTTGAATCAGGAACCGATACTGGCCAAGCAATATGGGATTACAGCAGCATCCATCGTGTTGGTGCAAGGAGAGAAGAAGCGGGTTATAGATATTGGGAGTCTATTTACGCAGGCTCAGGGGAGTAGTGAGGGAGCATACCAATTTACCGGGGAGGAAAAGCTGACCAGTGGACTGCTGGCATTATCGTCTACCCGCCAAGGGAAAGTGGTTTTTCTGACAGGGCATGAGGAAATTCCTTTGTCCCAAATGACCGAATTAAGCAGCTCGCTGGCGCAAGATAATGTGAAAGCAGAGGAAGTTCAGCTCAATCAAGCGGGTAGTGTGCCCAAAGATGCGTCTGTATTGGCTATTGTCGGACCCGAACGGGATATTAGCGTGACGGAACTGAAGAGTATTCGTACGTATCTGAATGACGGTGGAAAGCTTTTTATGGCGTTAGGATTTCACCCGAACATGGGGTCTAGCTGGAAAAACCTTGACGCATTAGCGGCTGATTATGGTGTGAAAGATACTCATGCTATCGTGGTGGATCAGGAACAGACGAATACGCTTGGTCCTCTGTGGACGGTTCCCACCTTTGGCAGTCATGCGATCACCGATAAATTGGCGCCCTCTAATCTGTATCCTGTTCTTTCGCTATCTATTGCTTTGCAGGCAGGAGAACAGAAGGATTGGAAGACGACGCTATTGCTAAAATCTTCTGCAGCTAGCTATGGTGAAATGAATATTCAGGGACTGCTGAACAACGAAACGCAGAAGGATGACAAGGACCCACAGGGGCCGCTTGATCTCGGTTACGCGGTAGAAGGAAAAGACGGCAAGCCCAAAGCGGTTATTCTCGGAACCTCAGCCCTCCTAAGCGACACGGAGATTAGCACAGGAGGGAATCGAGACTTTGTGCTGAATAGTCTGAATTATGTACAGGAACACTCTGATGGACTCACTATTCGTCCTCGTCAGGAGCAGGATTTTAAGGTAGCTTATTTGACTGCTGCACAAGCGAAAACGGTATTAGCCATATCTGTCGTCGGATTGCCGCTGCTGTTTGCGGTTGTCGGAATCTTATTATGGTGGAGGCGAAGAAGTGCATGA
- a CDS encoding MurR/RpiR family transcriptional regulator, giving the protein MSPILHTLSHRLDQLPVQERKLAESILQAPENVLHLGIRELSERCGVSAATVTRFCKSLHFKGYPDFKMKLAAELSHSNLTGEESYQDIVAGNSLSRIVKAIQANHTASIADTTRLLDFDKLEHAIAWLSATSRIDLYGMATSSIVAQDFYQKLIRIGKNSTAFADSHMQITSASSLGAEDVAFAVSYSGETQETIAALRCAKEQGAKTLSLTSFGNNTLASLADIALFSSSLEEGMRRGDMASRIAQLHIIDILFTGMVSANFDKYIPRLEGSYQQVSKLKKQPGGH; this is encoded by the coding sequence ATGTCCCCCATTCTTCATACATTATCCCATCGACTGGATCAGTTGCCCGTACAAGAGCGTAAGCTGGCGGAATCTATCCTGCAAGCCCCAGAAAATGTGCTGCACCTGGGTATTCGGGAACTGTCAGAGCGTTGTGGTGTGAGTGCCGCAACCGTTACACGGTTTTGTAAATCACTCCATTTTAAAGGGTATCCCGATTTCAAAATGAAGCTGGCCGCCGAGTTGTCCCATTCCAACCTTACAGGTGAAGAATCCTATCAGGACATTGTGGCTGGAAATTCACTTTCCCGCATCGTGAAAGCTATTCAGGCAAACCATACGGCCTCCATCGCGGACACGACCCGGCTGCTGGATTTCGACAAGCTGGAGCATGCCATTGCATGGCTGTCAGCCACAAGCCGTATTGATCTCTATGGGATGGCGACATCCTCAATTGTGGCGCAGGATTTTTACCAGAAGCTGATCCGTATTGGCAAGAATAGCACTGCCTTCGCGGATTCTCACATGCAGATCACCTCTGCCTCCTCGCTCGGAGCGGAGGATGTAGCCTTTGCCGTCTCTTATTCAGGAGAAACCCAGGAGACGATTGCGGCTCTACGGTGTGCAAAGGAACAGGGTGCCAAAACATTATCCCTGACCTCCTTCGGAAACAATACGCTGGCAAGCCTTGCGGATATTGCGCTATTTTCCTCTTCATTGGAGGAAGGAATGCGACGTGGAGACATGGCCTCCCGCATCGCCCAGCTTCATATTATAGATATCCTGTTTACAGGTATGGTGAGCGCTAATTTTGACAAATATATTCCGAGATTGGAAGGTTCATATCAACAAGTGAGTAAGCTCAAAAAACAACCAGGGGGTCACTAA